One window from the genome of Choloepus didactylus isolate mChoDid1 chromosome 2, mChoDid1.pri, whole genome shotgun sequence encodes:
- the SIKE1 gene encoding suppressor of IKBKE 1 isoform X2 produces the protein MSCTIEKILTDAKTLLERLREHDAAAESLVDQSAALHRRVAAMREAGAALPDQCQEDASDMKDVSKYKPHILLSQENTQIRDLQQENRELWVSLEEHQDALELIMSKYRKQMLQLMVAKKAVDAEPVLKAHQSHSALENKELRELLSISSESLQVRKEDSMDTASQAIK, from the exons ATGAGCTGCACCATCGAGAAGATCCTGACAGACGCCAAGACGCTGCTGGAGAGGCTGCGGGAGCATGATGCGGCCGCCGAATCGCTGGTGGATCAGTCGGCGGCGCTGCACCGGCGGGTGGCAGCTATGCGGGAGGCAGGGGCAGCGCTTCCGGACCAG TGTCAAGAGGATGCATCCGATATGAAGGACGTGTCCAAATACAAACCACACATTCTGCTGTCCCAAGAGAACACACAGATTAGAGACTTGCAACAGGAAAACAGAG AACTATGGGTTTCCTTGGAGGAACACCAAGATGCCTTGGAACTCATCATGAGCAAGTACCGGAAACAGATGTTACAGTTAATGGTTGCTAAGAAAGCAGTGGATGCCGAACCGGTCCTGAAAGCTCACCAGTCCCACTCTGCA CTTGAAAATAAGGAACTTCGAGAATTATTATCCATCAGCAGTGAGTCCCTTCAGGTCAGGAAGGAAGATTCAATGGATACTGCATCCCAAGCCATCAAATAA
- the SIKE1 gene encoding suppressor of IKBKE 1 isoform X1: MSCTIEKILTDAKTLLERLREHDAAAESLVDQSAALHRRVAAMREAGAALPDQCQEDASDMKDVSKYKPHILLSQENTQIRDLQQENRELWVSLEEHQDALELIMSKYRKQMLQLMVAKKAVDAEPVLKAHQSHSAEIESQIDRICEMGEVMRKAVQVDDDQFCKIQEKLAQLELENKELRELLSISSESLQVRKEDSMDTASQAIK, encoded by the exons ATGAGCTGCACCATCGAGAAGATCCTGACAGACGCCAAGACGCTGCTGGAGAGGCTGCGGGAGCATGATGCGGCCGCCGAATCGCTGGTGGATCAGTCGGCGGCGCTGCACCGGCGGGTGGCAGCTATGCGGGAGGCAGGGGCAGCGCTTCCGGACCAG TGTCAAGAGGATGCATCCGATATGAAGGACGTGTCCAAATACAAACCACACATTCTGCTGTCCCAAGAGAACACACAGATTAGAGACTTGCAACAGGAAAACAGAG AACTATGGGTTTCCTTGGAGGAACACCAAGATGCCTTGGAACTCATCATGAGCAAGTACCGGAAACAGATGTTACAGTTAATGGTTGCTAAGAAAGCAGTGGATGCCGAACCGGTCCTGAAAGCTCACCAGTCCCACTCTGCA GAAATAGAGAGTCAGATTGACagaatctgtgaaatgggagaaGTGATGAGGAAAGCTGTTCAGGTAGATGATGACCAGTTTTGTAAGATTCAGGAAAAACTAGCCCAATTAGAG CTTGAAAATAAGGAACTTCGAGAATTATTATCCATCAGCAGTGAGTCCCTTCAGGTCAGGAAGGAAGATTCAATGGATACTGCATCCCAAGCCATCAAATAA